The following are encoded in a window of bacterium genomic DNA:
- a CDS encoding M28 family peptidase: MKKQFNILQFISNFIKFSSRQGENEKKAAKLIISVLDKNKISYSVHEFSTKIPLSKKASLFANGKKINCKSCSFVSGKINDKEHLISSLTPSVCFLELPNINFNPKCLDISLSNHYFAPAIAIYRKDLQKIIKANKITGEVKVTPYKYQSQNILIGNQKNPEVIVFAHYDSIGKGATDNASGVAVLMKSIIDHPETLSKTLYVFSGNEELSYDKPTYWGHGYREFEKKYKNILEKSKKIIVVDGVGSGKTNIYRDKNMIHLTFPIKSVKKLENKIIVLLGDFEKIMTVYHSDSDNISQLNIKYLLEAEKLLIKKVSI, from the coding sequence ATGAAAAAACAATTTAATATATTACAATTTATCTCGAATTTTATCAAATTTTCCTCGCGACAAGGTGAAAATGAAAAAAAAGCGGCTAAACTTATCATTTCTGTTTTGGATAAAAACAAAATTTCTTATTCTGTTCATGAATTTTCCACTAAAATTCCATTATCCAAAAAAGCAAGCTTGTTCGCGAATGGCAAAAAAATCAACTGCAAAAGCTGTTCTTTTGTCAGTGGAAAAATTAATGACAAAGAACATCTAATTAGTTCACTAACTCCTTCAGTTTGTTTTTTAGAACTACCGAATATAAATTTTAACCCAAAATGTCTGGATATATCTCTAAGCAATCATTATTTTGCTCCGGCTATAGCAATTTACAGAAAAGATCTGCAAAAAATCATAAAGGCAAACAAAATAACCGGTGAGGTTAAAGTAACACCCTATAAATATCAATCTCAAAATATCCTTATTGGCAATCAAAAAAATCCTGAAGTAATTGTTTTTGCCCACTATGATTCTATCGGAAAAGGAGCCACTGACAACGCTTCTGGAGTAGCTGTCTTAATGAAATCTATTATTGATCATCCTGAAACATTATCCAAAACGCTTTATGTTTTTAGCGGCAATGAAGAATTATCTTATGATAAACCTACCTATTGGGGACACGGCTATAGAGAATTCGAAAAAAAATATAAAAATATTTTAGAAAAATCAAAAAAAATAATCGTGGTAGATGGAGTCGGAAGCGGCAAAACAAATATTTATCGCGATAAAAATATGATTCACCTGACTTTTCCGATCAAGAGTGTAAAAAAATTAGAAAATAAGATCATCGTGTTACTGGGCGATTTTGAAAAAATAATGACCGTCTATCATTCAGACTCCGATAATATCAGCCAATTGAATATTAAATATTTACTGGAAGCCGAAAAACTATTAATTAAAAAAGTTTCAATATAA
- the trpS gene encoding tryptophan--tRNA ligase, with protein sequence MTNKTNSRVFSAIQPSGELHIGNYLGALKNFVELQNKPASPAGRYECFFFIADYHSITENYDPKKKPEQIMNLALDMLAAGLDPKKCTIAIQSQIPEHTELAWIFNTITPMGLLERMTQYKDKAQRQNENINVGLFDYPVLQAADILIYKAGLVPVGQDQVQHLEFTRNIAHAFNNKFGETFPEPEALLTETPKIMSLLDPAKKMSKSAGSKSYIGINDSPETIKEKLKKAVTDTGISKEVTPATKNLFLLLEILGKKEHYETFFAEHKKGTVKYSQLKETLASDIADYFAPFRAKRQELEAKPEYIKKVLADGAERSRKVARATMQEVKEKIGLIL encoded by the coding sequence ATGACAAACAAAACAAACAGCCGTGTTTTTAGCGCTATTCAGCCATCGGGAGAATTGCATATCGGCAATTATCTGGGAGCTTTGAAAAATTTCGTAGAACTGCAAAACAAACCTGCCTCACCGGCAGGCAGGTACGAATGTTTTTTCTTTATTGCCGATTACCACTCGATCACGGAAAATTACGATCCTAAGAAAAAACCGGAGCAGATCATGAATCTGGCTTTGGATATGCTAGCCGCGGGGCTAGATCCCAAAAAGTGCACGATCGCCATTCAATCGCAAATTCCGGAACATACGGAATTGGCTTGGATATTTAACACCATCACACCGATGGGATTGCTCGAAAGAATGACACAATACAAAGACAAGGCGCAAAGACAAAATGAAAATATTAATGTGGGGCTTTTCGATTATCCCGTGCTTCAAGCTGCGGATATTTTAATTTACAAAGCCGGTTTGGTGCCGGTAGGACAAGACCAAGTCCAGCATCTGGAGTTTACCCGCAATATCGCTCACGCTTTCAATAACAAATTCGGTGAAACTTTCCCCGAACCTGAGGCTTTGCTGACCGAAACACCGAAAATTATGAGCTTGCTTGATCCGGCTAAAAAAATGAGTAAATCCGCAGGGTCGAAATCATATATCGGGATCAACGACTCGCCGGAAACGATTAAAGAAAAGTTGAAGAAAGCGGTTACCGATACCGGCATTAGCAAAGAGGTCACGCCAGCAACAAAAAACTTATTTTTACTTCTGGAGATCTTGGGTAAAAAAGAACATTACGAAACTTTCTTTGCTGAACACAAAAAAGGAACGGTTAAATACAGCCAACTCAAAGAAACCTTAGCCTCTGATATCGCTGATTATTTCGCCCCATTCCGCGCCAAGCGCCAAGAATTGGAAGCCAAACCAGAATATATTAAAAAAGTTCTGGCTGATGGAGCCGAACGCAGCCGCAAAGTCGCCCGCGCCACAATGCAAGAAGTGAAAGAAAAAATCGGACTGATATTATGA
- a CDS encoding inositol monophosphatase family protein: MSEQPTQEFLSEAMDFLTPIIKQAGGMALESWDKIEISKQKDSRDIATKADVEIENFLKEKIIGKWPDHGFWGEEGERVNAKSPYQWLADPIDQTKLYAKQTPIFYVHIALRFEKKTVLGLIYNPVSKQLFSAFEGNGAFLNNKLILPKSPVSFDRAIIDVDFRSFRDKEQKEREWMLEKLNKIIEKSYRTRMSGGALNIYLVTGAFDAYVRIEDETKLQDVAPRIIIMREAGYKTEWIKNNFDKKILIVAQEPLLSEIKKIIND; the protein is encoded by the coding sequence ATGTCCGAACAACCGACACAAGAATTTTTAAGCGAAGCGATGGATTTTTTGACGCCGATAATAAAACAGGCAGGGGGAATGGCTTTGGAAAGCTGGGATAAAATAGAAATATCAAAGCAAAAAGACAGCCGCGATATCGCGACGAAAGCCGATGTTGAAATAGAAAACTTTCTTAAAGAAAAAATTATAGGCAAATGGCCGGATCATGGATTTTGGGGCGAGGAAGGGGAGCGCGTGAATGCCAAATCGCCCTATCAATGGCTGGCGGATCCTATAGATCAAACAAAACTTTACGCCAAACAGACGCCGATTTTTTATGTTCATATTGCTTTACGGTTTGAAAAAAAAACAGTATTGGGGCTAATATATAATCCGGTCTCAAAACAGCTTTTTTCCGCTTTTGAGGGTAACGGGGCTTTCCTGAATAATAAATTGATTTTACCGAAGTCCCCGGTTTCTTTTGATAGAGCGATTATTGATGTGGATTTTCGCAGTTTTAGAGATAAGGAACAAAAAGAAAGAGAATGGATGCTGGAAAAACTTAATAAAATTATAGAAAAAAGCTATAGGACAAGAATGAGCGGAGGAGCCTTAAATATATACCTTGTTACTGGCGCTTTTGACGCTTATGTCAGAATTGAAGATGAAACTAAATTACAGGATGTGGCGCCGAGGATTATTATTATGCGAGAAGCAGGCTATAAAACAGAATGGATAAAAAATAATTTTGACAAAAAAATACTGATTGTTGCTCAAGAACCGCTTTTGTCGGAAATAAAAAAAATAATAAATGACTAG